One genomic segment of Chitinophaga sancti includes these proteins:
- a CDS encoding helix-turn-helix transcriptional regulator, whose translation MIMPQSPVQMEKGTYVGRTVQEHVFNHIITTETTYATGYTSEWHYHANPHFSHILCGGSKELVKGQSGINVVGEGLYYYPGIAHQNVGYAQGTRIFNLELEPEFFKQYELEIPAAALMFDPEAQLNARGLIRAMKEHYLHDAQSQMAMEQICISLIQPDEKLFPEWVPKIKAVMQEYWDQPLSLPQLAKELGLHPVTISKYFSKYFNCSAGEYLRRIKVERAVGMIRSGQYSLTSVAYECGFADQAHFTKTFQRITGMLPKEYEKL comes from the coding sequence ATGATAATGCCACAAAGCCCTGTTCAGATGGAGAAAGGTACGTACGTGGGCCGGACGGTTCAGGAACATGTCTTTAACCATATTATTACCACCGAGACGACTTATGCCACGGGGTATACTTCTGAATGGCATTATCATGCGAATCCGCATTTTTCACATATACTTTGTGGTGGTAGTAAAGAGCTGGTGAAGGGGCAGTCCGGCATCAATGTAGTGGGAGAGGGATTGTATTATTATCCGGGTATTGCACACCAGAATGTGGGGTATGCGCAAGGTACGCGGATTTTTAATCTTGAACTGGAACCGGAATTTTTTAAACAATATGAATTGGAAATACCGGCTGCGGCCTTGATGTTTGACCCGGAGGCGCAGTTAAATGCAAGAGGATTGATCAGGGCGATGAAGGAGCATTACCTGCATGATGCGCAGAGCCAGATGGCGATGGAGCAGATCTGTATCAGCCTGATACAGCCGGATGAGAAACTATTTCCTGAATGGGTGCCAAAGATAAAAGCAGTGATGCAGGAATATTGGGATCAGCCCTTGTCATTGCCGCAACTGGCGAAGGAGTTAGGGTTGCACCCGGTTACGATTTCAAAGTATTTTTCAAAGTATTTTAATTGTTCAGCAGGAGAGTACCTGCGGCGCATAAAAGTAGAAAGGGCGGTGGGTATGATCCGCAGTGGTCAGTATTCACTGACATCGGTTGCATATGAATGTGGGTTTGCGGATCAGGCGCATTTTACAAAGACGTTTCAGCGGATAACCGGGATGTTGCCAAAGGAATATGAAAAATTATAA
- a CDS encoding GNAT family N-acetyltransferase: MAIRKIQLNDNQTLGAVIQTVLKEFGIDRPGTAYYDPQLYSLYESFQTPGSNYWVVEIDNEIVGCGGIFPTKGLDNDCVELVKFYLLPKARGKGLGKELLLQCISGAKEMGYQAMYLETMPELTNAIPLYEKNGFRHLTAPLGDSGHFACTIWMQKTLI; encoded by the coding sequence ATGGCAATCAGAAAAATACAACTCAACGACAACCAGACCTTAGGCGCAGTTATCCAAACCGTTTTAAAAGAATTCGGCATAGACCGCCCGGGCACCGCTTATTACGACCCACAGTTATATTCATTATACGAATCATTCCAAACCCCCGGTTCCAACTACTGGGTCGTTGAAATCGACAACGAAATCGTAGGTTGCGGAGGTATCTTCCCCACAAAAGGATTAGACAATGATTGTGTAGAACTGGTAAAATTCTATCTACTACCCAAAGCCCGTGGAAAAGGCCTTGGAAAAGAGCTATTACTACAATGCATCTCCGGCGCAAAAGAAATGGGCTACCAGGCTATGTACCTCGAAACAATGCCTGAACTCACCAACGCCATTCCCCTGTATGAAAAAAATGGTTTCCGCCATTTAACAGCACCATTAGGAGACTCCGGCCATTTTGCCTGCACCATCTGGATGCAAAAAACATTGATCTAA
- a CDS encoding DUF885 domain-containing protein, translating into MHLKTIALSLLMMSPMLCTYGQIQQLFEKYYQESLPLFREYAIYSGDHRFDDQLDIEGANTNEKRKQFFVSYQKQLQAIDRTTLSEPDRISYDVLAFNLHDMLEGIRLHTEYFPMTQFYSTALNMGQYGSGSSVQPFKTVKDYENWAKRMTAFEEWTDTTIANFNHGIAIKMVLPKALVLKMIPQLETLAVRDTAKSIFYKPLNNFPTSFSSAEKKRLKSLYTKVINTKLLPSYDKLIAYLKNTYLPVAQDHDGLNALPNGRELYEYYFNRFTTTKGLTPEQLYQTGLHEVARITAEMEEIKTQVGFKGTLSEFFQFLKTDPQFMPFKTPDEVLQAYNNIYTKIKPHVDELFGLQPATAFEIKRVEAFREASQAGPSYVTGNLKENRSAIFYVPVRDATKLNVTFYGLEATFIHEAVPGHHFQISLQQENEQIPRFRKQPGFSVFTEGYALYCESLGALLGCYTDPYQKMGALNNEIHRAIRIVTDIGIHTGKMTRKEAIQYMLSHEAVSEDIAVAEAERYMAMPGQALSYKTGELKIKALRDKYAQQLGDKFSLKAFHDALLANGDMPLYVLEDYLDNWAAQGGK; encoded by the coding sequence ATGCACCTGAAAACAATTGCATTATCGCTACTGATGATGTCACCCATGCTTTGCACCTACGGACAAATACAGCAATTGTTCGAAAAATACTACCAGGAATCACTGCCTTTGTTCCGTGAGTATGCCATCTACAGCGGCGATCACCGTTTTGACGACCAGCTGGATATAGAAGGCGCTAACACCAACGAAAAGAGAAAACAATTCTTCGTCTCATATCAAAAACAATTGCAGGCCATCGATCGCACTACCTTAAGCGAACCTGATCGCATCTCCTACGATGTTCTCGCATTTAACCTGCATGATATGCTGGAAGGCATCCGCCTCCACACAGAATATTTTCCGATGACACAGTTTTACAGTACTGCTTTGAACATGGGCCAATATGGCTCTGGCAGCAGTGTACAGCCATTCAAAACAGTAAAGGATTATGAAAACTGGGCAAAGCGAATGACTGCCTTTGAAGAATGGACGGATACCACCATCGCAAATTTCAATCATGGTATTGCCATCAAAATGGTATTGCCCAAAGCACTGGTATTGAAAATGATCCCCCAGCTGGAAACACTGGCAGTAAGAGATACCGCCAAAAGTATTTTTTATAAACCACTTAATAATTTCCCTACATCCTTTTCCTCAGCAGAAAAAAAGCGATTAAAATCACTGTATACAAAAGTGATCAATACAAAACTGCTCCCTTCCTACGATAAACTGATAGCTTATTTAAAGAATACCTACCTCCCCGTTGCACAGGACCACGATGGCCTGAATGCACTCCCAAACGGCAGGGAACTATACGAATATTATTTCAATCGCTTTACCACCACCAAAGGTTTAACACCTGAGCAACTATACCAAACCGGATTACATGAAGTAGCCAGAATTACTGCCGAAATGGAAGAAATAAAAACGCAGGTAGGCTTCAAAGGCACCCTCTCTGAATTCTTCCAATTCCTGAAAACAGACCCGCAATTCATGCCCTTTAAAACACCGGACGAAGTATTGCAGGCCTATAACAACATCTACACAAAAATAAAACCTCATGTAGATGAACTGTTTGGTCTCCAACCTGCCACTGCTTTCGAAATCAAAAGGGTAGAGGCTTTCAGAGAAGCTTCACAGGCAGGCCCCTCATACGTAACCGGCAATCTGAAGGAAAACAGATCGGCTATCTTCTATGTGCCTGTCAGAGATGCAACTAAGCTCAATGTTACATTTTATGGGTTGGAAGCAACCTTTATACATGAGGCAGTACCGGGTCATCATTTCCAGATCTCTTTACAGCAGGAAAATGAGCAGATTCCCCGCTTCCGCAAACAACCGGGTTTCAGCGTTTTCACAGAAGGATATGCTTTGTACTGTGAATCATTGGGAGCACTGTTAGGCTGCTATACTGACCCTTATCAAAAAATGGGCGCATTGAATAATGAAATTCACAGGGCTATCAGGATCGTGACCGACATTGGCATTCACACGGGAAAGATGACGAGAAAAGAAGCCATTCAATACATGCTCTCGCACGAAGCGGTAAGCGAAGATATCGCTGTAGCAGAAGCAGAGCGGTACATGGCCATGCCCGGTCAGGCCCTCTCTTACAAAACAGGAGAACTGAAAATAAAAGCACTGCGTGATAAATATGCACAACAACTCGGTGATAAATTCAGTCTCAAAGCATTTCACGATGCCTTGTTAGCCAATGGAGATATGCCACTGTATGTACTGGAAGACTACCTGGACAACTGGGCGGCACAAGGTGGTAAATAG
- a CDS encoding lysozyme, whose protein sequence is MNLGANGETLIKHYEKCRLSAYQDSKGVWTIGWGNTRYIDDSPVLKGDVLTQDGADELFLVIVKGFVNDVNKLTKGVVLKQNQFDALVSFAYNVGSDMNNNGIAEGLGDSTLLKLVKANPKDPKIAAEFLKWNTSGGKVLDGLTRRRKSEANLYTNNTLEYYEK, encoded by the coding sequence ATGAATTTAGGAGCTAACGGAGAAACGCTGATAAAGCATTATGAAAAGTGCCGCTTGTCGGCATACCAGGATAGCAAGGGTGTGTGGACAATCGGTTGGGGCAATACCCGCTATATCGATGATTCCCCTGTACTGAAAGGCGATGTACTGACACAGGATGGCGCGGATGAGTTATTCTTAGTGATTGTAAAAGGGTTCGTAAATGATGTAAACAAACTTACCAAAGGCGTTGTGTTAAAACAAAATCAATTCGATGCATTAGTATCTTTCGCTTACAATGTAGGCAGCGATATGAACAACAACGGCATTGCAGAAGGGCTGGGCGACAGTACCTTATTAAAGCTGGTAAAAGCGAACCCCAAAGATCCTAAAATCGCAGCTGAGTTCCTGAAATGGAATACAAGCGGTGGCAAAGTACTGGACGGACTGACCCGGAGAAGGAAGTCTGAAGCAAACTTATATACGAATAATACGTTGGAGTATTATGAGAAATAA
- a CDS encoding Calx-beta domain-containing protein, producing the protein MQRNLISVSTMVCVMLMTLSCKKDDSTATQQTASLSATSQTVTEAAGTASITVTLPATQTSDVTVKATLGGTAILNGDYQLATDTTLTIAAGSTSATLTFDIFDDEVVESSKTINVTFSSSNVKLSNSTATITITDNDTDQSSDGLLSELTWDAGTLVDMDLYLVNNLTTTSDGSIDTYNVLSGSTNSTGFESYLLSNDLDDDTYYVVVAYADGSREVNYELTMKVSGNTILEDSYNFLASEVGYGYFYGPLTKSGTAYSVGKASNSVLWDVKLLVPHLYKGKIAKTK; encoded by the coding sequence ATGCAAAGAAACCTTATTAGCGTCTCAACAATGGTGTGTGTCATGCTGATGACCCTCTCCTGTAAAAAAGACGATTCAACTGCGACCCAGCAAACGGCATCCCTCAGTGCCACTTCTCAAACGGTGACTGAAGCAGCCGGAACAGCAAGTATCACGGTAACCCTGCCTGCTACACAAACCAGCGATGTAACTGTCAAGGCTACATTGGGAGGTACAGCTATCCTGAACGGGGACTATCAGCTAGCTACAGACACAACGTTAACCATTGCTGCAGGTAGTACTTCAGCTACTTTGACTTTTGACATCTTTGATGATGAAGTGGTGGAAAGCAGCAAGACGATCAATGTTACTTTCAGTAGCAGCAATGTTAAGCTGAGCAACTCTACTGCTACTATCACTATTACAGACAATGATACGGATCAGTCCTCAGATGGCCTGCTCTCTGAGCTGACATGGGATGCAGGTACGTTGGTAGATATGGATCTTTATCTGGTGAACAATTTAACGACGACCAGTGATGGTTCTATAGACACTTACAATGTATTGTCTGGTTCTACTAACAGCACAGGTTTTGAATCTTACCTGCTGAGCAATGACCTCGATGATGATACTTATTATGTAGTGGTTGCTTATGCAGATGGCTCCAGAGAAGTAAATTATGAACTGACTATGAAAGTATCCGGTAATACCATTCTGGAAGATAGTTATAACTTCCTTGCAAGTGAAGTGGGATATGGTTACTTCTATGGTCCGCTTACCAAAAGCGGTACAGCTTATTCAGTTGGCAAAGCGTCGAATTCAGTGTTGTGGGATGTGAAATTGTTAGTGCCGCATTTGTATAAAGGGAAAATTGCTAAAACTAAATAA
- a CDS encoding AraC family transcriptional regulator has product MSEQLETLGDFYRERSFIQFPFSTTDVGKGKSHFNVNVRKHCNFKTPYNRRDFYKITLILGVGEINYGGNSILVDRPALLIPCPSVPYSWTSISEDQDGYYCLFNQEFFNEHYQFDIFKRSPLFKAWAEPVIFLDDKQLALMKIYFEQMLEMAHGEYAFKYEAIRNLLCLMMHALLVDKPADSLSSGELSASSRLLRNFDELLHQQFPLDSPENPLTMRSAADFAGALNVHVNHLNYVIKSITGNTTTSIIKNRILEEAKTLLLNTQWDISEVGYCLGFEEPAHFNNFFKKSTGTTPLQYRQTTRIVHI; this is encoded by the coding sequence ATGAGCGAGCAATTGGAGACATTAGGAGATTTTTACCGGGAACGGTCATTTATACAATTCCCCTTCAGTACTACAGATGTAGGAAAAGGGAAATCTCATTTTAATGTCAACGTACGCAAGCACTGTAATTTCAAGACCCCTTATAACAGACGGGACTTCTACAAGATCACCCTCATCCTCGGTGTCGGCGAAATCAACTACGGGGGCAATTCGATTCTGGTAGACCGTCCGGCATTATTGATTCCCTGTCCTTCCGTACCTTATTCCTGGACCAGTATTTCGGAAGATCAGGATGGCTATTACTGCCTTTTTAACCAGGAATTCTTCAATGAACATTACCAGTTTGATATCTTCAAACGCTCTCCATTATTCAAGGCATGGGCGGAGCCCGTCATCTTCCTGGATGATAAGCAACTGGCATTGATGAAGATTTACTTTGAGCAGATGCTGGAAATGGCGCATGGCGAATATGCCTTTAAGTACGAAGCGATCCGCAACCTACTGTGCCTGATGATGCATGCGCTGCTGGTAGATAAGCCTGCAGACAGTCTTTCATCCGGCGAACTCTCTGCTTCTTCCCGCCTGCTCAGGAACTTCGATGAATTGCTGCACCAGCAGTTCCCACTGGATTCACCTGAAAACCCATTGACAATGCGCTCCGCGGCAGACTTTGCCGGGGCTTTAAATGTCCATGTGAATCATTTGAATTATGTAATCAAGAGTATTACAGGCAATACGACCACCTCCATTATAAAGAACCGGATCCTAGAAGAAGCCAAGACGTTATTGCTGAATACGCAATGGGATATCTCAGAAGTAGGCTACTGTCTTGGGTTTGAAGAACCGGCGCATTTTAATAACTTTTTCAAGAAATCTACGGGCACTACTCCATTACAATATCGACAGACTACCCGGATCGTCCATATTTGA
- a CDS encoding MFS transporter encodes MAKDLGVSADKIQLTLTCFFMSYGISQMFVGSLLDSLGRYRPAVISLGVLVLSSLLIGITHSIALICFLRIVQGTATAFVIVGKRAFFVDLYEGEERKHYLSYLTITWSLGPIVAPFLGGFLQQYLNWQSNFYFLAIYAFIMFVLELSFSGETLVHRKPLELKKIRDNYAHMLSNSTFLLGIVILGLSYSVVMVFNIAGPFVIENSFHFNSVVIGYCTLILGFSWMVGGIVSKRLINVDFNRKLIVAGFTQFILTVMLFVTGFVMHELWWFVMFAFVIHICSGFLFTNLFTHSMLVFPQNVGLASGLMGGMVYVVTSFSSYVLSTTGKMTTSGDMSLRYVLMSAILTCAVIAVVRMRAAKTPAIA; translated from the coding sequence ATGGCAAAGGATCTGGGGGTATCAGCAGATAAGATCCAGCTTACACTGACTTGTTTTTTCATGAGTTATGGTATTTCCCAGATGTTTGTGGGCAGTCTGCTGGATAGCCTCGGCAGGTACAGACCGGCGGTAATATCACTGGGTGTGCTGGTGTTGTCTTCATTATTAATAGGTATTACCCACAGTATAGCGTTAATTTGTTTTCTACGCATCGTGCAGGGTACGGCTACGGCATTTGTGATAGTCGGCAAGCGCGCGTTTTTTGTAGACTTGTACGAAGGGGAGGAGCGCAAGCATTATTTGAGTTATCTCACCATTACGTGGTCATTAGGGCCTATTGTAGCGCCGTTTTTAGGTGGATTCTTACAGCAGTACCTGAACTGGCAGTCTAACTTCTACTTTCTTGCGATCTACGCGTTTATCATGTTTGTATTGGAATTGAGTTTCAGTGGAGAGACGCTGGTGCACAGAAAGCCGCTTGAGTTGAAAAAGATCCGCGATAACTATGCGCATATGTTGAGCAATAGTACATTCTTACTGGGCATCGTGATCTTAGGCTTGAGTTATTCAGTGGTGATGGTATTTAATATTGCAGGACCTTTTGTGATAGAAAATAGCTTCCATTTCAATTCAGTAGTGATTGGATATTGTACCCTGATATTAGGATTTTCCTGGATGGTAGGTGGGATCGTAAGCAAGCGGCTGATAAATGTTGATTTCAACAGGAAGCTGATAGTAGCTGGGTTTACGCAGTTTATATTGACAGTGATGTTGTTTGTAACAGGGTTTGTGATGCATGAGTTGTGGTGGTTTGTGATGTTTGCATTTGTGATCCACATCTGCTCAGGGTTTTTGTTTACAAATCTCTTCACACATAGTATGCTGGTGTTCCCGCAGAATGTAGGATTGGCGAGTGGTTTGATGGGAGGGATGGTGTATGTGGTGACATCGTTTTCGAGTTATGTATTGTCAACCACGGGCAAAATGACAACGTCGGGAGATATGTCGCTGCGATACGTATTGATGTCAGCGATCCTGACATGTGCAGTGATAGCTGTGGTGAGAATGCGGGCAGCGAAGACACCGGCGATCGCTTAA